The DNA region GGTCGACGCCTATATCGAGACCATCCGACGCGAGCGGCGCAATCCGGATCTCGCGGCCATGAGCGATCTGGAATTGCGCGATTTGCTGCATTCGGGCGCCCGCAACCTCAAGATCGCCAAGGAACGCCGGGGCTGGGTGCTGATCGGCACCGGTGTGGCGACGTTGGTGAGTTCGTTCATCGCCGCCGAGCAGGATGGCTTGCGGGGCTTTGCGATCGTTTTGGTGGTGGGCGCCGTGGTGGGCTACGGACTCAACGAGTATTTGACCCGCCGGGCGCGGGAGCCGCTGGAGCGGCGCGGTATCGATATCGAACGGCTGCGGGTGGAATAAGCGCCGCCCGAAGGCGGCGCTCAGGCTTAGTTTCCGACGCAGAAGGAGCCGTTCGCACCGTTGAAGCAGACGCTGCTGTCGGGGCGTCGCGGATAGCTGGGGTAGCTAGGATAATGCGGCCGCGGACGTGGATTCCAGTGCGGTGGCCGTGGCCGAGGATCCCAGTGCGGCGGCCGGGGTGGATACTGATCATCCCAACGCGGCGGGCGCGGGGGACGGGGAGACCAGCCGTCATCCCAATTGTCATCATCATGCCAGCCGCCGCCACGGCTGAGATAGTTGGCAGAAACCCAGCCATCGGGGCCACGCTTTTCGATGTAGCACCAGCTACCACGGCAGTTCTGGACGTCGACCCGTTCGCCGCGGCGGAGGACATCCACAACGCCGTAGCCGGTGCCGGGACCGGAGCGGACATTCACATTGGCGGTAGCCGCCGCTGGCGCCGCCATGGCGGCTCCCGTCGCGGCAAGAAGGGTCAAGCCAGCAAGAGCGCCCGTAACGAACTTCTTGGTCAAAGCCATTCTAGATCTCCTTTCCCTAGGCACTTCGTGCCTTTGGAGGGAACTCAAAACCTTCTCGCATGAACGGAACCTGAATGGATTGTTGAGACGCTGGTCCAGCGATTAGCCAGTGAACGCATCCGCTCTGGGCAGGTTGCCTATGGCTAGAGGCGGAGCAGATCCACGAACCGCTTCAGCGTGTCGGTGAGCCGATCACGATGCTTGGGCTTGAGCTCGCCAAGGAGGGCTTCCTCCAGCTGCGCCCAGTGGTCGGCCAGATGGTTGCGAATGCGCGTACCGCGTTCGGTGAGCGCCACTCCGGGGGCGAGCTCCGGTCCCACCGCCTGGCGGGTGATCAGTTCGCGCTCCGCCAACCGGGCCAGGCGGGGTGCCAGAGACTCAGGGGTCGCGCCCAACTCGTGGGCCAGATCGGTTTCGGTTTTACCAGAGCGGCCGAGTTCGAACAGGACGGCATCGTCTCCGGGTTCCAGCCCGCGCTCCAGCAAGGGCTGTAGCAGCGCCTTATGCGCCAGCTGCCCGGCTTGAATAAGTCGGTACAACGCGGACCGGGATGAGGGTTTGGCCATAGGTGGGAAAATAGTCTGAACTCCTCCGCTACGTCGAT from Devosia sp. RR2S18 includes:
- a CDS encoding SH3 domain-containing protein: MALTKKFVTGALAGLTLLAATGAAMAAPAAATANVNVRSGPGTGYGVVDVLRRGERVDVQNCRGSWCYIEKRGPDGWVSANYLSRGGGWHDDDNWDDGWSPRPPRPPRWDDQYPPRPPHWDPRPRPPHWNPRPRPHYPSYPSYPRRPDSSVCFNGANGSFCVGN
- a CDS encoding MarR family winged helix-turn-helix transcriptional regulator, with the translated sequence MYRLIQAGQLAHKALLQPLLERGLEPGDDAVLFELGRSGKTETDLAHELGATPESLAPRLARLAERELITRQAVGPELAPGVALTERGTRIRNHLADHWAQLEEALLGELKPKHRDRLTDTLKRFVDLLRL